The following are from one region of the Candidatus Bathyarchaeia archaeon genome:
- a CDS encoding superoxide dismutase: MGSERFYSLPPLPYDYKDLMPYMSEEQLRIHHTKHHQAYVNGANAMLQRLEKARAEGAELDIKAALKELSFNIGGHVLHTLFWGNLAPPRGAKGPSGALGEAIANEFGSFERFKREFSQAAISVEGSGWAALSWCRQTNRPIIMQIEKHNANVYPMFRILMILDVFEHAYYIDYRNERAKFVEAFWNLVDWEAVGKRFEEAKE; encoded by the coding sequence ATGGGATCTGAGAGATTTTATTCTCTACCACCCCTGCCATACGACTATAAGGATTTAATGCCCTACATGTCCGAGGAGCAGCTCAGAATACATCATACGAAGCATCATCAAGCCTATGTGAACGGGGCCAATGCCATGCTCCAAAGGCTTGAGAAAGCCAGGGCGGAGGGGGCCGAATTGGATATCAAGGCCGCCCTGAAGGAGCTATCCTTCAACATAGGCGGGCATGTCCTACATACCCTATTCTGGGGGAACCTCGCTCCACCCCGGGGGGCCAAGGGGCCAAGCGGAGCCCTGGGCGAAGCCATAGCCAATGAGTTCGGGAGCTTCGAGAGGTTCAAGAGGGAATTCTCACAAGCCGCCATCAGCGTCGAAGGATCGGGCTGGGCAGCCCTATCTTGGTGCCGGCAAACCAATAGGCCGATCATAATGCAGATAGAAAAGCATAACGCGAACGTCTATCCGATGTTCCGGATATTGATGATCTTGGACGTCTTCGAACACGCCTATTACATCGATTATAGGAACGAAAGAGCGAAGTTCGTCGAGGCCTTCTGGAACTTGGTCGATTGGGAGGCCGTGGGCAAGAGGTTCGAGGAGGCTAAGGAATAA
- the dcd gene encoding dCTP deaminase — MTGLALSDLEILEAISKGLVRIEPFRREALNPAGYDLSADQEVEIPPGAFRLVATKERVELGPSHMGILQIRSSFAREGLIASTALIDPGFKGQLTVMIFNASQEPIRIMEGEGFMQMALLRLGRAASRGYSGAYQGSVGVVGSRRSKPKEERRFWSLFRKIRVAYI; from the coding sequence ATGACAGGCTTGGCCCTCTCGGATTTGGAGATATTGGAGGCGATCTCGAAGGGGCTGGTGAGGATAGAGCCGTTCCGAAGGGAGGCGCTGAACCCGGCCGGGTACGATCTATCGGCCGATCAGGAGGTGGAGATCCCCCCGGGCGCCTTCAGGCTCGTGGCCACCAAGGAGCGGGTCGAGCTCGGCCCAAGCCATATGGGCATTCTGCAGATAAGATCATCGTTCGCTAGGGAGGGCCTAATCGCCAGCACTGCCCTCATCGATCCCGGGTTCAAGGGCCAGTTGACCGTAATGATATTCAACGCCTCCCAAGAGCCCATAAGGATAATGGAGGGGGAAGGTTTCATGCAAATGGCCCTCCTCAGGCTCGGCAGGGCCGCCAGCAGGGGCTATTCCGGCGCTTATCAAGGGAGCGTTGGGGTCGTCGGCAGCCGAAGGTCTAAGCCTAAGGAAGAGCGGAGATTTTGGAGCCTTTTTAGAAAAATCCGAGTGGCTTACATTTGA
- a CDS encoding 3-isopropylmalate dehydratase small subunit, with translation MGLKGRAWKFGDNITTDYIAPSRYMHLRSNLSELAKHAFEDIRPEFPSSVKPGDLIVAGRNFGAGSSREHAPIVIKMLGVSVVIAKSFARIFYRNAINVGLPLAICDTSIINDGDLVEVDLQEGIVKNLTKKAEMRFKPLPEEIVRILSEGGIVNYVKKHGGLDF, from the coding sequence ATGGGCCTAAAGGGAAGGGCTTGGAAGTTTGGGGATAACATAACAACGGATTATATAGCTCCGAGTAGATATATGCACCTTAGATCAAATTTATCTGAATTGGCAAAACACGCCTTTGAGGATATAAGGCCAGAATTTCCCTCCTCGGTCAAGCCTGGAGACCTGATCGTGGCTGGAAGGAACTTCGGAGCTGGTAGTAGTAGGGAGCATGCGCCGATAGTCATAAAAATGCTCGGCGTATCGGTGGTTATTGCCAAGAGCTTCGCGAGGATATTTTATAGAAATGCCATAAATGTTGGACTACCGCTCGCGATATGCGATACGTCAATCATAAATGATGGAGACCTTGTGGAGGTCGATCTTCAGGAAGGGATCGTCAAGAATTTGACTAAAAAAGCGGAGATGAGATTTAAACCATTACCGGAGGAGATCGTCAGGATACTGTCAGAAGGAGGGATAGTGAATTATGTAAAGAAGCACGGTGGATTAGATTTTTAG
- a CDS encoding 3-isopropylmalate dehydratase large subunit: MGQTLVEKILSRKCGRNVSAGEIIIVGGLDYVFTHDASGPLVVSKLNELGGEMELDPSHVCVFIDHVVPSSSASISNDYKALKMFSLEKGVRFHDQGCGVCHQLIAEYYACPGDIIIGSDSHTTMAGAFGAFATGMGASDVAIALKTGKTWLRVPESMRISVEGNLPKGVFSKDVILKVIGMVGAEGANYKSMEFHGSAIRKMNMEERMTITNMVVEAGAKCGIIPPDGETRKYLEKMGRGDRYLKIEPDGDAEYSDDISIEASDLEPMVALPHNVDNVVPVEEVLGKRIDVVFFGSCTNGRMEDFKVIDRIIGGEKIDGSIRAIATPASRNVYLQALKAGIIERLTSAGIVITPPGCGLCIGVVGGIPADGEAVLSTANRNFLGRAGNPKAHIYLSSPATAAASALYGVITDPREVM; encoded by the coding sequence ATGGGCCAGACCTTGGTTGAAAAGATATTATCCAGAAAATGCGGGAGGAATGTCAGCGCCGGCGAGATCATAATAGTCGGCGGCTTAGATTATGTATTCACGCACGACGCCAGCGGCCCACTGGTCGTTTCCAAACTGAATGAGCTCGGCGGCGAGATGGAGCTCGACCCAAGCCACGTATGCGTTTTCATCGATCATGTGGTCCCCAGTTCAAGTGCCAGCATAAGCAATGACTATAAGGCCTTGAAGATGTTCTCGCTCGAAAAAGGCGTTAGATTCCACGATCAAGGCTGTGGGGTATGCCATCAACTCATAGCCGAATATTACGCTTGCCCGGGGGATATAATAATCGGCAGCGACTCCCATACAACAATGGCTGGGGCGTTTGGAGCGTTCGCGACCGGCATGGGCGCCTCCGATGTGGCCATAGCGTTGAAAACAGGGAAGACGTGGCTCAGGGTTCCTGAGTCCATGAGGATAAGCGTTGAGGGGAACCTACCGAAGGGCGTATTCAGCAAGGACGTCATATTAAAGGTTATAGGTATGGTGGGGGCCGAGGGCGCCAATTACAAATCCATGGAGTTCCACGGGAGCGCGATCCGGAAAATGAATATGGAGGAGCGTATGACGATTACGAACATGGTCGTTGAGGCCGGGGCCAAGTGCGGCATAATTCCCCCGGATGGGGAAACGAGGAAGTACTTGGAGAAGATGGGGAGGGGGGATAGATATCTAAAGATCGAACCGGATGGCGATGCTGAATATAGCGATGATATCTCGATTGAAGCCAGCGATCTTGAGCCTATGGTCGCATTACCGCATAATGTAGACAATGTGGTCCCCGTGGAGGAAGTATTGGGAAAAAGGATAGATGTGGTCTTCTTTGGAAGCTGCACCAATGGGAGGATGGAGGATTTCAAAGTGATAGACAGGATAATCGGGGGGGAGAAGATCGACGGAAGTATAAGGGCAATAGCGACCCCTGCCTCGAGAAATGTATATCTGCAAGCCTTAAAGGCCGGGATAATCGAAAGGTTAACATCCGCTGGGATAGTCATAACCCCCCCTGGTTGCGGTTTATGTATAGGGGTCGTTGGGGGGATCCCGGCGGACGGCGAAGCCGTCCTGAGCACGGCCAATAGGAACTTCTTGGGGAGGGCTGGAAATCCCAAGGCACATATATATCTATCCTCTCCAGCAACGGCTGCAGCCTCCGCCCTATATGGTGTCATAACAGATCCCAGAGAGGTCATGTGA
- a CDS encoding phosphoribosyltransferase family protein, protein MDPKGSSRLADLKYKLMTIEFLNLAKNYYTYRELSQLTELPETVLSRYVKGHVMPTIERARKLNRILEKNLRLEVELQKRIKMDDYGFFDNTKIISDTLLLDRAVNWAINRFAGKRITKVLSAAVDGIPLATLLAHRLGVGLVIAKKAKEVGIREFIEEVYIPSKAAIMVSLYIPRDSIRKGDAVLIADDVIDSGETQRALVRMVHKAKAEVSGIFSLIAIGDEWRKGIEEEVKCPIEVVLTIKK, encoded by the coding sequence ATGGATCCGAAGGGCAGCTCGAGGCTGGCGGACCTGAAATATAAGCTCATGACGATCGAGTTCCTAAACTTGGCCAAGAATTACTATACCTATCGCGAGCTATCCCAGCTCACCGAGCTGCCGGAAACGGTCCTGAGCAGGTACGTGAAGGGCCACGTGATGCCCACCATAGAAAGGGCTAGGAAGCTGAATAGGATCCTCGAGAAGAACCTTAGGCTGGAGGTGGAGCTTCAAAAGAGGATAAAGATGGATGATTATGGATTCTTTGATAATACCAAGATAATCTCCGATACCCTCCTCTTGGATAGGGCCGTCAATTGGGCCATCAATAGGTTCGCGGGGAAGCGCATAACGAAGGTCCTCAGCGCCGCCGTCGATGGGATACCCTTGGCCACCCTATTGGCCCATAGACTTGGGGTTGGCCTCGTGATAGCAAAGAAGGCGAAGGAGGTTGGGATAAGGGAGTTCATAGAGGAGGTTTACATCCCCTCCAAGGCAGCCATAATGGTCAGCCTCTATATCCCGAGGGATTCCATAAGGAAGGGGGATGCCGTTTTGATAGCGGACGACGTCATCGATAGTGGGGAAACCCAAAGGGCCCTCGTCAGGATGGTCCATAAGGCAAAGGCCGAGGTGAGCGGCATCTTCTCCCTGATAGCCATAGGGGATGAATGGAGGAAGGGCATAGAGGAGGAGGTCAAATGCCCTATAGAGGTCGTCTTAACAATCAAGAAGTAA
- the hisS gene encoding histidine--tRNA ligase has product MTRFAVPRGMRDLWPEDWAKMAWMSERILDVLIGYGFKPVEPSKIELMETLEAKSGPSIREEIYWFEDKAGRALGLRFDLTVGLARMVAGRPDLPLPAKFCAISDMWRYDEPQFARYRHFWQWDAEIFGSERVEADAEVISAGIDALRAVGIENFEVRISDRKLAEGFLRAIGIRDPVPLREAIRILDKRGKLSRGEFIGELRSLGLGEDRVERVLEFVSIRAPIEEGLGRARGLDLEGGMAEEGLRELEGLADALKGFGIGQEAVLDLSVVRGLDYYDGIVFEAYDRGGEDIGAIFGGGRYDGLCGVYGRDVPGTGLAGGMERMMLSLERSALFPRLRSGPLVFVASANDAVRKEVIRLVQRLRAQGIPAEFDLKGRSLRGQMEYASSSGIPYALIIGPRELEGGVVRLRDLGARSEEELREEDCLRKLSELARSFAR; this is encoded by the coding sequence TTGACGAGATTCGCCGTGCCCAGGGGGATGAGGGATCTATGGCCCGAGGATTGGGCCAAGATGGCTTGGATGAGCGAGAGGATACTCGATGTCCTGATCGGCTATGGCTTCAAGCCCGTTGAGCCCTCGAAGATCGAGCTGATGGAGACTTTGGAGGCGAAGAGCGGCCCATCCATAAGGGAGGAGATCTATTGGTTCGAGGATAAGGCCGGCAGGGCCTTGGGCCTTAGGTTCGATCTCACGGTGGGGCTGGCCCGCATGGTCGCTGGGAGGCCCGATCTCCCATTGCCGGCCAAGTTCTGCGCCATATCGGATATGTGGCGCTACGACGAGCCCCAATTCGCCAGATATAGGCATTTTTGGCAATGGGATGCCGAGATCTTCGGATCCGAGCGCGTGGAGGCCGACGCGGAGGTCATCTCGGCGGGGATCGATGCCCTCCGGGCCGTGGGGATAGAGAACTTCGAGGTCAGGATAAGCGATAGGAAGCTGGCCGAGGGATTCCTTAGGGCGATCGGCATCCGGGACCCGGTCCCGCTCAGGGAGGCCATAAGGATCCTCGATAAGCGCGGGAAGTTATCCCGAGGGGAGTTCATTGGGGAGCTGAGATCCCTCGGCCTCGGGGAGGATCGGGTGGAGAGGGTGCTGGAGTTCGTCTCCATAAGGGCGCCAATCGAGGAGGGATTGGGCAGGGCGAGGGGATTGGACCTCGAGGGCGGGATGGCCGAGGAGGGGTTGAGGGAGCTCGAGGGCTTGGCCGATGCCCTTAAGGGCTTCGGGATTGGCCAAGAGGCGGTCCTAGACCTTAGCGTGGTCAGGGGATTGGATTACTACGATGGCATCGTCTTCGAGGCCTACGATCGGGGTGGGGAGGATATAGGCGCGATATTCGGAGGCGGGAGATACGATGGGCTATGCGGCGTATACGGGCGGGACGTCCCCGGGACTGGGTTGGCCGGCGGGATGGAGCGCATGATGCTCTCCTTGGAGCGCTCGGCCCTCTTCCCTAGGCTCAGGAGCGGCCCGCTCGTTTTCGTGGCCTCCGCCAACGATGCCGTTAGGAAGGAGGTGATCCGATTGGTTCAAAGGCTCAGGGCCCAAGGGATACCGGCCGAGTTCGATCTGAAGGGCAGATCCCTCAGGGGGCAGATGGAATACGCGAGCAGCTCGGGCATACCGTATGCCCTGATAATAGGGCCGAGGGAATTGGAGGGAGGGGTCGTTAGGTTGAGGGACTTGGGCGCGAGGTCAGAGGAGGAACTCCGCGAGGAGGATTGTCTAAGGAAGCTATCGGAGTTGGCCCGATCCTTCGCTCGATGA
- the thiW gene encoding energy coupling factor transporter S component ThiW → MEVGRRGLTLNLVLTACFTALGVAIAPFFYFPFLGTRAFPGQHLINALTGVILGPWWGALVAALIGIVRNLLGIGTVFAFPGGIPGALIVGFAHRAMGRFGRRRIRYAAALLEPVGTVLIGATLSLFLIAPMIGWRPLLSLIEGLGPLPALLTLWFGWSISSVIGSAMGYIALLILDRSGLMGKLPESP, encoded by the coding sequence ATGGAGGTGGGCAGAAGGGGCTTGACCCTGAATTTGGTCCTCACGGCTTGCTTCACGGCCCTAGGGGTGGCCATAGCGCCCTTCTTCTACTTCCCATTCCTAGGGACTAGGGCCTTCCCTGGGCAGCATTTAATCAATGCGCTGACTGGGGTCATACTCGGGCCTTGGTGGGGGGCCTTGGTCGCCGCTTTGATAGGCATTGTGAGGAACCTCTTGGGCATAGGGACCGTTTTCGCCTTTCCGGGCGGGATCCCCGGCGCCCTAATCGTCGGCTTCGCCCATAGGGCGATGGGGCGCTTTGGGAGGAGGCGCATCCGCTATGCGGCGGCCCTCCTAGAGCCCGTTGGCACCGTTTTGATAGGCGCGACCCTATCGCTATTCTTGATCGCGCCCATGATAGGTTGGAGACCCCTCCTGAGCTTGATCGAGGGGTTGGGCCCGCTCCCCGCGCTCCTGACCCTTTGGTTCGGCTGGTCCATAAGCTCCGTGATCGGCAGCGCGATGGGCTATATCGCCCTCCTGATCCTCGATAGATCGGGCCTGATGGGCAAATTGCCCGAATCGCCTTGA
- a CDS encoding isocitrate/isopropylmalate dehydrogenase family protein: protein MARYKIAKLPGDGIGRDVMEAADIVLEALQLDAEYIEGDIGWEFWKREGDALPDRTIELLKETDCALLGAITSKPREEAERELDPALRGRGYSYVSPVVKMRQILNLHTNMRPCKAYPGNPLNYRDGIDIVIFRENTECLYSGVEFHPLPREVFDALSINPAMRKFGKYGLENIALTARILTRQACENIARQAFEYARRHKRRSVTVVDKPNVLRETGWMMVSSARRVARDYPEIPLRETNIDSQCMWLLKDPLDYDVIVASNMFGDILSDLAAQLVGGLGFAPSANIGDDYAVFEPTHGSAPKYAGQYRANPIAMILSVKLMLDWLGEAEMANRLEGAVARVIREGRVRTYDMGGNNTTLEMAREIAKYVKEGEGRDQPA, encoded by the coding sequence ATGGCCCGATATAAGATAGCCAAGCTCCCCGGCGATGGCATAGGCCGCGACGTCATGGAGGCTGCGGATATAGTGCTCGAGGCCCTGCAGCTGGATGCGGAGTATATCGAGGGCGATATAGGATGGGAGTTTTGGAAAAGGGAGGGCGACGCTCTGCCGGATCGAACAATCGAACTATTGAAGGAAACCGATTGCGCATTGCTCGGGGCGATAACCTCGAAGCCGAGGGAGGAGGCCGAGAGGGAGCTCGATCCGGCGCTGAGGGGGAGGGGATATTCCTATGTCAGCCCGGTCGTAAAGATGCGCCAGATCCTGAACCTGCATACTAACATGAGGCCATGCAAGGCCTATCCCGGTAACCCGTTGAATTATAGGGATGGCATCGATATAGTGATCTTTCGGGAGAACACCGAATGCCTCTACTCAGGGGTGGAGTTCCATCCCCTCCCGAGGGAGGTATTCGATGCCCTGTCCATCAACCCGGCCATGAGGAAATTCGGGAAATATGGATTGGAGAACATAGCCCTGACGGCGCGCATCCTAACGCGCCAAGCCTGCGAGAACATAGCCCGGCAGGCCTTCGAATATGCTAGGAGGCATAAGAGGAGGTCCGTCACAGTAGTCGATAAGCCGAACGTCCTCAGGGAGACGGGCTGGATGATGGTGAGTTCCGCAAGGAGGGTGGCGAGGGATTATCCGGAAATACCCCTCCGGGAAACTAACATAGATTCCCAATGCATGTGGCTGCTTAAGGACCCATTGGATTACGATGTCATAGTGGCGTCGAACATGTTCGGGGATATATTGTCCGACTTGGCGGCCCAGTTGGTCGGTGGGCTCGGCTTCGCTCCATCGGCGAACATAGGCGACGATTACGCCGTATTCGAGCCAACGCATGGCTCGGCGCCGAAATACGCCGGCCAGTATAGGGCAAACCCAATAGCGATGATCCTCTCCGTTAAGCTCATGTTGGATTGGCTCGGGGAGGCCGAGATGGCGAATCGTTTGGAGGGCGCGGTGGCGAGGGTTATCCGCGAGGGGCGGGTGAGGACCTATGATATGGGCGGCAACAATACGACGCTCGAGATGGCCCGCGAGATAGCGAAATATGTCAAGGAGGGGGAGGGCCGCGATCAGCCCGCTTGA
- a CDS encoding EamA family transporter, with the protein MNPILLAILSMVSTGTSDLIYKRARSKGIAPSSFLPIQAAFFNATTLFLFAHFRIEMPSRTVLFGIGCGLLLYLSTHLFLKSLGEGQASVNVPIFRLSFIPTALMAFLILRETVTPGKVLAILLSAISILSLSKDLLTRPRRGNMPFHLISAMLLYGLFGLLYKIAVDGGAAPIGIVTAQGAAFITIAFALAISKRSLRIDRLVLSHAPFCGILLASAFLLLLESLKHGDVSVSFSIVQLSFVFTSALAILVWREEVKAPKIFGISVAALSVLLFAHV; encoded by the coding sequence ATGAATCCAATCCTGTTGGCGATTCTGAGCATGGTTTCCACGGGAACATCGGATCTCATATATAAAAGGGCCCGCTCCAAGGGAATCGCCCCGAGCTCCTTCCTCCCCATACAGGCCGCCTTTTTCAATGCCACCACCCTATTCCTCTTCGCCCACTTCCGCATCGAGATGCCGAGCCGGACGGTCTTGTTTGGGATTGGATGCGGCCTACTCCTTTACCTTTCCACCCACCTCTTCCTCAAGAGCTTGGGGGAGGGTCAAGCGAGCGTGAACGTCCCAATATTCAGGCTGAGCTTCATACCAACGGCCCTCATGGCCTTCCTAATTCTTCGGGAGACCGTGACCCCGGGGAAGGTCCTCGCGATTCTCCTCTCCGCCATAAGCATATTGTCCCTATCCAAGGACCTGTTGACGAGGCCTCGGCGGGGGAACATGCCATTCCATTTGATCTCGGCTATGCTCCTCTACGGCCTATTCGGACTCCTCTACAAGATTGCTGTCGATGGCGGAGCGGCGCCTATAGGAATCGTGACGGCCCAAGGCGCCGCCTTCATAACGATCGCCTTCGCCTTGGCGATCTCCAAGAGATCCTTGAGGATTGATCGCCTCGTCTTATCCCACGCTCCATTTTGCGGCATCCTCCTTGCATCGGCGTTCCTGCTCCTCTTGGAATCCTTGAAACATGGCGATGTCAGCGTAAGCTTTTCCATCGTTCAATTGAGCTTCGTATTCACGAGCGCCTTGGCCATCTTGGTTTGGCGTGAGGAGGTAAAGGCCCCGAAGATATTCGGGATCTCGGTGGCCGCCCTTTCGGTCCTCCTATTCGCGCATGTTTAA
- a CDS encoding Xaa-Pro peptidase family protein, with product MLVFPREELIARNQKCIELMKEKGLDAILAFTDYFKHASIRYLTGYTYQPVWLASSTYVLPREGEPTLLVDRFMDAVKEQVWVSDVRTISGWLERPGPAGTLLAVAEATAEILREKGLEGAKIGLIGYDIMPAMCFDRIKAKLPEAQFVDVSEEFERLRMVKSENEIALIKKANSIISKGYEAAIDSIRPGRTEADVGSAMMKALLDAGADFILALWVVSGKATERVYRTPLITNRELKKGDMVWMDCGMAYKGYFADVGRTTVVGKATEKQKRLCDAVLKMHKNAASIMKPGVRAGDVYEEMRRTAVEVGYGDYFKPGGFVGHNIGVTLDDYPLIKPDEPTPLERNMVMNVDPKLFVPGVGGARVEDSYLITEDGAKRLTKVPQKLW from the coding sequence ATGTTGGTCTTCCCAAGGGAGGAGCTGATCGCTAGGAATCAAAAGTGCATAGAGCTGATGAAGGAGAAAGGCTTGGACGCCATATTGGCGTTCACGGATTATTTCAAGCATGCGTCGATCCGCTACCTAACCGGCTATACCTACCAGCCCGTATGGTTGGCATCTTCCACCTACGTGCTCCCCCGTGAGGGCGAGCCCACGTTGCTGGTCGACCGATTCATGGACGCCGTAAAGGAGCAGGTTTGGGTGAGCGATGTCAGGACAATAAGCGGTTGGCTCGAGAGGCCCGGGCCGGCCGGAACCCTATTGGCGGTGGCCGAGGCAACCGCGGAGATCCTGCGGGAGAAGGGATTGGAGGGGGCCAAGATAGGGCTAATAGGATATGATATAATGCCGGCCATGTGTTTTGATAGGATAAAGGCCAAGCTCCCCGAGGCACAGTTCGTGGACGTAAGCGAGGAGTTCGAGAGGCTGAGGATGGTCAAGAGCGAGAACGAGATAGCCCTTATCAAAAAGGCGAACTCCATAATCAGCAAGGGCTACGAGGCGGCCATAGACTCCATAAGGCCCGGAAGGACCGAGGCCGACGTCGGATCCGCGATGATGAAGGCGCTCCTCGATGCGGGCGCCGATTTCATACTGGCCCTATGGGTCGTTTCGGGCAAGGCGACCGAGAGGGTCTATAGGACCCCCTTGATAACGAATAGGGAGTTGAAGAAGGGCGACATGGTTTGGATGGATTGCGGAATGGCGTACAAGGGATACTTCGCCGATGTCGGCAGGACCACCGTCGTCGGCAAGGCCACGGAGAAGCAGAAGAGGCTTTGCGATGCTGTCCTGAAGATGCATAAGAATGCCGCCAGCATAATGAAGCCGGGCGTGAGGGCGGGTGATGTCTACGAGGAGATGAGGCGCACCGCGGTGGAGGTGGGATATGGGGACTACTTCAAGCCGGGGGGATTCGTTGGCCATAACATAGGCGTAACCTTGGACGATTACCCGCTGATAAAGCCCGATGAGCCAACGCCATTGGAGAGGAACATGGTCATGAACGTGGACCCGAAGCTCTTCGTCCCGGGGGTCGGCGGGGCTAGGGTGGAGGATTCATATCTAATAACCGAGGATGGGGCGAAGAGGCTGACCAAAGTCCCGCAGAAGCTCTGGTGA